In a single window of the Amycolatopsis sp. cg5 genome:
- a CDS encoding ABC transporter ATP-binding protein, which translates to MTPPSLTIENVTLSFGGIHALDDVSFTVEPGSLHALIGPNGAGKSSCFNVICGVYRANSGRVRLGDTVLSGLPAHRLAGLGVGRAFQNAALSPGSTVLDNVMLGRHTLTKGGFLACGLRLTRKTERKHAARAAEICDFLGIGDLVHTPVGALPYGAIKRVDIARALAVEPVLLLLDEPAAGMNASETAELAGTIREVRDELGISILLVEHDMGLVMGIADRVTVLDFGKRIADGTPAEVQADPDVVKAYLGVEA; encoded by the coding sequence ATGACGCCGCCGTCGCTGACCATCGAGAACGTGACGCTGAGCTTCGGCGGCATCCACGCGCTCGACGACGTGTCGTTCACCGTCGAACCCGGCTCGCTGCACGCGCTGATCGGGCCCAACGGGGCCGGGAAGTCCAGCTGCTTCAACGTGATCTGCGGTGTCTACCGTGCGAACTCCGGCCGGGTCCGGCTCGGCGACACCGTCCTTTCCGGACTGCCTGCGCACCGGCTCGCCGGGCTCGGCGTCGGCCGCGCGTTCCAGAACGCGGCGTTGTCGCCCGGCTCGACCGTGCTCGACAACGTGATGCTCGGCCGTCATACGCTGACCAAAGGCGGTTTTCTCGCCTGTGGCCTGCGGCTGACCCGCAAGACCGAGCGCAAGCACGCGGCACGCGCCGCCGAGATCTGCGACTTCCTCGGCATCGGCGACCTCGTGCACACCCCGGTCGGCGCGCTGCCGTACGGCGCGATCAAGCGCGTCGACATCGCGCGTGCGCTCGCCGTCGAGCCGGTGCTCCTGCTGCTCGACGAGCCCGCCGCGGGCATGAACGCCTCGGAGACCGCCGAACTCGCGGGCACCATCCGCGAGGTCCGTGACGAGCTCGGCATCTCGATCCTGCTCGTCGAGCACGACATGGGCCTGGTGATGGGCATCGCGGACCGGGTGACCGTCCTCGACTTCGGCAAGCGCATCGCCGACGGCACCCCCGCCGAGGTCCAGGCCGATCCGGACGTCGTCAAGGCCTACTTGGGAGTCGAAGCGTGA
- a CDS encoding ABC transporter ATP-binding protein: MLSVRELRVRYGRSVAALHGIDLDVSPDGVMAVLGSNGAGKSTLLRAISGTLRLHRGSIAGGDIRYDGKPLGKLDPAAIVRLGVVGVPEGRQVFARMTVEENLRAGGIGAKSAELRATARRRVHELFPVLAERAKQRAGLLSGGEQQMLAIGRALMSGPKLLLLDEPSLGLAPQVVDRIGKIIREIHAQGTAVVLVEQNAVMALNVADHAIVLEVGRVALAGTTAELSRSEDVQRLYLGGHAESQATADAEARDAEIQRARSRGLTRWAG, translated from the coding sequence TTGCTGAGCGTCCGAGAGCTGCGGGTGCGTTATGGCCGGTCAGTCGCCGCGCTGCACGGCATAGACCTCGACGTCTCGCCCGACGGGGTGATGGCGGTGCTGGGCAGCAACGGGGCCGGGAAGTCGACGCTGTTGCGGGCCATCTCGGGCACCTTGCGCCTGCATCGCGGCTCGATCGCGGGTGGCGACATCCGCTACGACGGCAAGCCGCTCGGCAAGCTCGATCCGGCCGCGATCGTGCGGCTCGGGGTCGTCGGGGTGCCGGAGGGCCGTCAGGTGTTCGCGCGGATGACGGTCGAGGAGAACCTCCGCGCCGGCGGCATCGGCGCCAAGTCGGCCGAGCTGCGCGCGACCGCGCGGCGCCGGGTGCACGAGCTGTTCCCGGTGCTCGCCGAGCGGGCCAAGCAGCGCGCGGGCCTGCTTTCCGGTGGTGAGCAGCAGATGCTGGCCATCGGCCGGGCGTTGATGTCCGGCCCGAAGCTGCTGCTGCTCGACGAACCGTCGCTCGGCCTCGCACCTCAGGTCGTCGACCGGATCGGCAAGATCATCCGCGAGATCCACGCCCAGGGCACCGCCGTGGTGCTCGTCGAGCAGAACGCGGTGATGGCGTTGAACGTCGCCGATCACGCGATCGTGCTCGAAGTCGGCCGCGTCGCGCTCGCCGGGACGACCGCGGAACTCTCGCGCAGCGAGGACGTCCAGCGGCTTTACCTCGGCGGGCACGCGGAATCCCAGGCGACGGCCGACGCGGAAGCCCGCGACGCCGAGATCCAGCGCGCCCGGTCGCGCGGGCTGACGAGGTGGGCCGGATGA
- a CDS encoding response regulator, protein MVVDDHPVVRDGVALLLRSDPSLTVVGSAESGHTAMSRVLELRPDLILLDLRLPDMLAPEVVGELRKLQPAARIVVFTAHGDHQGVLAALDSGAHGCLLKDVAGTDLVAALRRVLRGERVVDPRILPDDGQRSDALARSGLTRREYEVLRLAAQGQTNPEIAESTGLARNTVKTYLQSALHKLGARNRVEAIGKASEAGLL, encoded by the coding sequence ATGGTCGTCGACGACCACCCGGTCGTCCGCGACGGCGTCGCGCTCCTGCTGCGCTCCGACCCGTCGCTGACAGTCGTCGGCTCGGCCGAATCCGGCCACACGGCCATGAGCCGCGTGCTCGAACTCCGCCCCGACCTCATCCTGCTCGACCTGCGCCTGCCCGACATGCTCGCGCCCGAGGTCGTCGGCGAACTGCGCAAACTCCAGCCTGCGGCGCGGATCGTGGTGTTCACCGCGCACGGCGACCACCAGGGCGTGCTGGCCGCGCTCGACTCCGGCGCGCACGGCTGCCTGCTCAAGGACGTCGCGGGCACCGATCTCGTCGCCGCACTGCGCCGCGTCCTGCGCGGCGAGCGCGTGGTCGACCCGCGCATCCTGCCCGACGACGGCCAGCGTTCCGACGCACTCGCCCGCAGCGGCCTGACCCGCCGCGAGTACGAGGTGCTGCGGCTCGCCGCCCAGGGCCAGACCAACCCCGAGATCGCCGAGTCGACCGGCCTCGCCCGCAACACCGTCAAGACGTATCTGCAGTCGGCGCTGCACAAACTCGGCGCACGCAACCGCGTCGAAGCCATCGGCAAAGCCTCGGAAGCCGGGCTCCTCTAG
- a CDS encoding GAF domain-containing protein, giving the protein MTAREHVASDRAAELSATLDGLLRERESLLATLDRVVALHGTARLIRESIGVHSGFVGELDKPGEAVIRWMSGNRTDALQNLVVPVGQGIGGRVLALGKPVRVNDYVSSPTITHQFDAQVRGEGIGAMLAVPIFSRVGDRTETVAIAYAAMREAAEFGDDAVHTLELVAQQAGTALELAKIAESKRENAVSAERQRMQSALHDSVGALLFSIGVQVRNLHEDIQDNPVLASRLRRLEGDVSAASSALRESLLALSESSPERALPVELAEHCRSFEARCGVPARFVQLAPVPPLDAERTALLISAVREGLLNVEKHARAFSVVVSLLPSDDGVQVVVADDGIGEPVESPGTGMGLRNLAERAARLGGRVSVVRDEDDGCTLRAWVGRPA; this is encoded by the coding sequence GTGACGGCAAGGGAGCACGTCGCCAGTGATCGCGCCGCCGAGCTCAGCGCCACGCTCGACGGGCTTCTGCGTGAGCGCGAGTCGCTGCTCGCCACGCTGGACCGGGTGGTCGCGCTGCACGGCACCGCACGGCTGATCCGCGAGTCCATCGGCGTCCACTCCGGCTTCGTCGGCGAGCTGGACAAGCCGGGCGAGGCCGTCATCCGCTGGATGTCGGGCAACCGGACCGACGCGCTGCAGAACCTGGTCGTGCCGGTCGGCCAGGGCATCGGCGGCCGGGTGCTGGCGCTGGGCAAGCCGGTCAGGGTCAACGACTACGTCAGCTCGCCGACCATCACCCACCAGTTCGACGCGCAGGTCCGCGGCGAGGGCATCGGCGCGATGCTCGCGGTCCCGATCTTCAGCCGGGTCGGCGATCGGACCGAGACCGTCGCCATCGCCTACGCCGCCATGCGCGAGGCCGCCGAGTTCGGCGACGACGCCGTCCACACGCTCGAACTGGTCGCCCAGCAAGCGGGCACGGCGCTCGAGCTGGCCAAGATCGCCGAGTCGAAGCGCGAGAACGCGGTCTCGGCCGAGCGCCAGCGCATGCAGAGCGCACTGCACGATTCGGTCGGCGCGCTGCTGTTCTCGATCGGCGTCCAGGTGCGGAACCTGCACGAGGACATCCAGGACAACCCGGTGCTCGCGTCCCGGCTCCGCAGACTGGAAGGCGACGTCTCGGCCGCGTCGAGCGCGCTGCGCGAGTCGCTGCTCGCGCTGTCGGAGTCCAGCCCGGAGCGCGCGCTGCCGGTCGAACTCGCCGAACACTGCCGGTCGTTCGAGGCCCGCTGCGGCGTCCCAGCGCGGTTCGTCCAGCTGGCGCCGGTGCCACCGCTGGACGCCGAACGCACCGCGCTGCTCATCTCGGCGGTCCGCGAAGGCCTGCTCAACGTCGAAAAACACGCTCGCGCGTTCTCGGTCGTGGTCAGCCTCCTGCCCAGCGACGACGGGGTGCAGGTCGTCGTCGCCGACGACGGCATCGGCGAGCCGGTCGAGTCACCCGGCACCGGCATGGGCCTGCGCAACCTGGCCGAACGCGCCGCCAGGCTCGGCGGCCGGGTCAGCGTCGTCCGCGACGAGGACGACGGCTGCACGCTCCGCGCCTGGGTCGGACGGCCGGCGTGA
- a CDS encoding FAD-binding and (Fe-S)-binding domain-containing protein, with translation MEITRDAATLALYTTDASNYRHVPLGVVRPRSVEEVIEAVARCREQGLPVIARGGGTSVAGNSCGPGVIVDTSRYFGGVLELDPARRLARVAPGTVLDDLQALAAPHGLRFGPDPSTHSRCTIGGMIGNNACGSHSVAWGRTVDVVRELDVLLYDGTRMTVGATTPSEVDRRATLPGNGGRIYRGLTELVDENLALLRTELSTWPRRVSGYGLEHLLPENGFNVAKALVGSEGTCVTVLEATVSLAELPQHTALAVLGFPSDIAAADAVMDILPWSPLTVEGVDAELVALLPTTRRAGLPDGGAWLFVELAGAEPGEAEHRATELARTLAGRLTGQVVLTDPAAQKRLWRIREEGAGLATRLADGSEAWPGWEDAAVPPENLGAYLRDFKALMAEHGRHSVVYGHYGEGCLHMRLDFDLLSEPGIAQFRTFLEQSADLVASHGGSLSGEHGDGQARSELLPRMYSPAVIGLFERFKTLFDPDGTMNPGILVNPRPVDADLRVRARNLPTFLGFPEDHGRFDEAMRRCVGVGKCRNTGTTGVMCPSYRVTREEKDSTRGRAHLLAEMINGELITDGWRSDEVRDALDLCLSCKGCLSDCPVDVDMATYKAEFQYQHYKGRIRPASHYSMGWLPLWLRLAGRMPRIANAVTKVLGKPLKRLGGIAAERDLPSFAKPFTQRRQDLRRWATGERRVVLWPDSFNNHFTPEVLDAAAEVLTAAGYEVVIPDRAVCCGLTWVSTGQLDMAKRVLRNTLDVVKPYLEAGYEVAGLEPSCTALFRSDLKALLPGDPTAELLSARTKTFAELLTDTDFADLGIDTLTQVHCHQHAVLGFEADEKVMAAAGIRNTTMDSGCCGLAGNFGFENGHYDVSVACAEDRMLPAVRAASPETVVVSDGFSCRTQLDQLSDRRAVHLAELLRQALRPGEK, from the coding sequence GTGGAGATCACCCGTGACGCCGCGACGCTCGCCCTGTACACGACCGATGCGTCCAATTATCGGCATGTGCCGCTCGGTGTGGTGCGCCCGCGGAGCGTCGAGGAGGTGATCGAGGCGGTCGCGCGGTGCCGTGAGCAGGGGCTTCCGGTGATCGCGCGCGGCGGCGGGACCAGCGTCGCGGGCAACTCGTGTGGGCCGGGTGTCATCGTCGACACCTCGCGGTACTTCGGCGGCGTCCTCGAACTCGACCCGGCGCGGAGGCTGGCGCGGGTCGCGCCCGGGACCGTGCTCGACGATCTGCAGGCGCTGGCCGCGCCGCATGGGTTGCGGTTCGGGCCGGATCCGTCGACGCACAGCCGGTGCACGATCGGCGGGATGATCGGCAACAACGCGTGCGGGTCGCATTCGGTCGCCTGGGGTCGCACGGTCGACGTCGTCCGTGAACTCGACGTCCTGCTCTACGACGGCACCCGGATGACCGTCGGCGCCACCACACCGTCCGAAGTGGACCGACGAGCCACGCTGCCCGGTAACGGGGGGCGGATCTACCGCGGGCTCACAGAACTCGTCGACGAGAACTTGGCGTTGCTGCGCACCGAACTGTCCACGTGGCCGAGGCGGGTGTCCGGGTACGGGCTCGAACACCTGCTGCCGGAGAACGGGTTCAACGTCGCGAAAGCGCTCGTCGGCAGCGAGGGAACGTGTGTCACGGTGCTGGAGGCGACCGTGTCGCTCGCCGAGCTGCCCCAGCACACAGCGTTGGCGGTGCTGGGTTTCCCCTCCGACATCGCCGCGGCCGACGCGGTCATGGACATCCTGCCGTGGTCACCGCTGACCGTCGAAGGCGTCGACGCCGAGCTGGTCGCGCTGCTGCCCACGACGCGACGCGCGGGCTTGCCGGACGGCGGCGCGTGGCTGTTCGTCGAGCTGGCCGGTGCTGAGCCGGGCGAGGCCGAACATCGAGCCACCGAACTCGCGCGCACGCTCGCGGGCAGGCTCACCGGGCAGGTCGTGCTCACCGACCCGGCCGCGCAAAAACGCTTGTGGCGGATCCGTGAGGAAGGCGCCGGACTCGCGACCAGGCTCGCGGACGGGTCGGAGGCGTGGCCTGGCTGGGAGGACGCCGCGGTGCCGCCGGAGAACCTGGGCGCGTACCTGCGTGACTTCAAGGCGCTGATGGCCGAGCACGGCAGGCACAGTGTCGTCTATGGGCACTACGGTGAAGGCTGCCTGCACATGCGGCTCGATTTCGACCTGCTCTCCGAGCCGGGGATCGCGCAGTTCCGGACGTTCCTCGAACAGTCGGCGGACTTGGTCGCGTCGCACGGCGGTTCACTCTCCGGCGAGCACGGCGACGGTCAGGCGCGCTCGGAGCTGTTGCCGAGGATGTACAGCCCCGCGGTAATCGGGCTGTTCGAGCGGTTCAAGACGCTGTTCGACCCCGACGGCACCATGAACCCCGGGATCCTGGTCAACCCGCGGCCGGTCGACGCCGACCTGCGCGTGCGCGCGCGGAACCTGCCGACCTTCCTCGGTTTCCCCGAGGACCACGGCCGGTTCGACGAGGCGATGCGACGTTGCGTCGGTGTCGGCAAATGCCGCAACACCGGCACCACCGGCGTGATGTGCCCCAGCTATCGCGTCACCCGCGAGGAGAAGGACTCCACCCGCGGGCGCGCGCACCTGCTCGCGGAGATGATCAACGGTGAGCTGATCACCGACGGCTGGCGCTCCGACGAGGTCCGCGACGCACTCGACCTGTGCTTGTCCTGCAAGGGCTGCCTGTCCGACTGCCCGGTCGATGTCGACATGGCGACTTACAAGGCCGAGTTCCAGTACCAGCACTACAAAGGCCGCATCCGGCCCGCCTCGCATTACTCGATGGGCTGGCTCCCGCTCTGGCTACGACTCGCCGGTCGCATGCCACGGATCGCGAACGCCGTCACCAAGGTGCTTGGTAAGCCGCTTAAGCGCTTAGGCGGAATCGCGGCGGAGCGTGACTTGCCAAGCTTTGCCAAGCCGTTCACCCAGCGACGCCAGGACTTACGTCGTTGGGCGACGGGGGAGCGGCGCGTGGTGTTGTGGCCGGATTCGTTCAACAACCACTTCACCCCCGAGGTGCTCGACGCGGCGGCCGAGGTGCTGACCGCGGCCGGGTACGAGGTCGTCATCCCGGATCGGGCCGTGTGCTGCGGCCTGACCTGGGTGTCGACCGGCCAGCTCGACATGGCCAAGCGGGTGCTGCGCAACACCCTGGACGTTGTGAAGCCTTATCTAGAAGCGGGCTACGAGGTGGCCGGTCTTGAGCCGAGCTGCACGGCGTTGTTCCGCAGCGACCTCAAAGCCCTCCTGCCGGGGGACCCGACGGCCGAGCTGCTGTCGGCCCGCACCAAGACCTTCGCGGAACTGCTGACCGACACCGACTTCGCCGACCTCGGCATCGACACGCTCACTCAAGTCCACTGCCACCAGCACGCCGTACTCGGCTTCGAAGCCGACGAAAAAGTGATGGCAGCAGCCGGAATCCGCAACACGACCATGGACTCCGGCTGCTGCGGCCTCGCCGGAAACTTCGGCTTCGAAAACGGCCACTACGACGTCTCCGTCGCCTGCGCCGAAGACCGCATGCTCCCGGCCGTCCGCGCCGCCTCACCCGAAACGGTCGTCGTCTCGGACGGTTTCAGCTGCCGCACCCAGCTCGACCAGCTTTCCGACCGGCGTGCGGTCCATCTGGCCGAACTGCTGAGGCAAGCGCTGCGGCCGGGGGAGAAGTGA
- a CDS encoding CoA transferase: protein MGALCEAVLGRADLATDARFATNPARVAHDEELTGLIELALAGRSSAEVERRLDTAGVANARMRTMAEFAAHPQLAARGRWADVGTPRGEVTALLPPVDVPGRRPRLDPVSDLGEHSAAIRAELGLPEDR from the coding sequence ATGGGCGCGCTGTGCGAAGCCGTGCTGGGCCGGGCGGATCTGGCCACGGATGCCCGGTTCGCGACGAATCCCGCGCGGGTCGCGCACGACGAGGAGCTGACCGGGTTGATCGAGCTGGCGCTCGCCGGGCGCTCATCGGCTGAGGTGGAACGTCGTCTGGACACGGCCGGCGTAGCCAACGCCAGAATGCGCACGATGGCCGAGTTCGCCGCGCATCCGCAGCTCGCCGCGCGGGGGCGCTGGGCCGACGTCGGTACGCCCAGGGGTGAGGTCACCGCTCTCCTGCCACCGGTCGACGTGCCCGGCAGACGGCCGAGACTGGATCCCGTTTCGGATCTGGGGGAGCATTCGGCCGCGATCAGGGCGGAGCTCGGGCTGCCCGAAGACCGGTAG
- a CDS encoding LytR/AlgR family response regulator transcription factor, protein MTVANGPQLCSTCERRGIRPPYQPTLRVLAVDDELPVLEELVYLLRADPRIAWAEGVSDATEALRVLHQATGSGQPLDALFLDIRMPGLNGLDTARVLSRFAEPPAIVFVTAYDDSAVEAFELNAVDYLLKPVRQERFAEAVHRVLHAVAERGDHVEPAAPEPPGESEDDTIPVEVGGLTRFVKLGEVRFAEADGDYARLHTAQGSYLVRSALTALEERWRDLGFLRIHRSHLVALKYVDELHVNAGRVTVRVGGTLLTVSRRHAKQLRDVLVRQARVNTRNG, encoded by the coding sequence GTGACGGTCGCGAATGGCCCCCAGCTCTGTTCCACCTGCGAACGCAGGGGAATCAGGCCGCCCTACCAGCCGACCTTGCGGGTGCTGGCGGTCGATGACGAGCTGCCGGTGCTCGAGGAGCTCGTGTACCTGTTGCGCGCCGACCCGCGGATCGCGTGGGCTGAAGGCGTTTCCGACGCGACCGAGGCGTTGCGGGTGCTGCACCAGGCGACCGGCAGCGGGCAGCCGCTGGACGCGTTGTTCCTCGACATCCGCATGCCGGGCCTGAACGGTCTCGACACCGCACGCGTGCTTTCCCGGTTCGCCGAGCCGCCCGCGATCGTGTTCGTCACGGCTTACGACGACTCGGCGGTCGAGGCGTTCGAGCTCAACGCGGTCGACTATCTGCTCAAACCCGTTCGCCAGGAACGGTTCGCCGAAGCCGTGCACCGGGTGCTGCACGCGGTCGCCGAACGCGGCGACCATGTCGAACCGGCGGCGCCCGAACCACCCGGCGAGTCCGAGGACGACACCATCCCGGTCGAGGTCGGCGGGCTGACCCGGTTCGTCAAACTGGGTGAGGTCCGGTTCGCCGAAGCCGACGGCGACTACGCGCGGTTGCACACGGCGCAGGGCAGTTATCTGGTCCGCTCCGCGCTCACCGCGCTCGAAGAACGCTGGCGTGACCTCGGTTTCCTCCGTATCCATCGCAGTCATCTGGTCGCGCTGAAGTACGTCGACGAGCTGCACGTGAACGCGGGCCGGGTGACCGTGCGGGTCGGCGGGACGCTGCTCACGGTCAGCAGGCGGCACGCGAAGCAGCTGCGCGACGTCCTCGTCAGGCAGGCCAGGGTCAACACGCGGAACGGGTGA
- a CDS encoding cation acetate symporter, translated as MNNAYSIVAVVLVVLATLSIGIYGLRFSRTTSDFYVASRTVSPQLNGSAISGEYLSAASFLGVAGLLFAFGSDMLWYPVGYTVGYLFLAALVAAPLRRSGAYTLPDFAEARLESRTVRRIAGVLTVGIGWIYLLPQLQGASLTLATVTGAPKWAGGLLVVVVVVSNVVAGGMRSITFVQAFQYWFKLTALAVPLIFLVCAWLMHGKPKPEGGLGSETDRFSPFNGMQEYPVYVIYALMIATFLGTMGLPHVVVRFYTNPSGREARRTTVVVLALLGIFYVMPPVYAALGRMYNPNLPSDGNTDAIVLLLPRWMIGGVGGDLLGALLAGGAFAAFLSTSSGLMVSVAGVLSGARNVRAFRLATIVAAAVPFAITLLVPGLPAANVVGLAFAVAASSFCPLLVLGIWWRKLTSVGAAAGLITGGGSALVAGAVTIARGPETGLLHTLLAWPAAWSVPLGFGVMVVVSLLTPQHRAPGAARMLARLHLPESLLEGNKRA; from the coding sequence TTGAACAACGCCTACAGCATCGTCGCTGTCGTCTTGGTCGTGCTCGCCACGTTGTCCATTGGCATCTACGGCCTGCGTTTTTCGCGCACCACCTCGGACTTCTACGTCGCCTCGCGCACCGTTTCGCCCCAATTGAACGGGTCCGCGATCAGTGGCGAATATCTGTCCGCCGCCTCGTTCCTCGGTGTCGCCGGGCTGTTGTTCGCGTTCGGCTCGGACATGCTCTGGTACCCGGTCGGGTACACCGTCGGCTATCTCTTCCTGGCCGCGCTGGTGGCCGCGCCACTGCGGCGCTCGGGCGCGTACACGCTGCCCGACTTCGCCGAGGCACGGCTGGAATCCCGGACCGTGCGGCGGATCGCGGGTGTGCTGACCGTCGGGATCGGCTGGATCTATCTGCTCCCGCAGCTGCAGGGCGCGAGCCTCACGCTGGCGACGGTCACGGGTGCGCCGAAATGGGCTGGCGGCTTGCTCGTGGTGGTCGTCGTGGTCAGCAACGTGGTCGCCGGTGGAATGCGGTCGATCACTTTCGTGCAGGCGTTCCAGTACTGGTTCAAGCTGACCGCGCTGGCCGTGCCGCTGATCTTCCTGGTGTGCGCGTGGCTGATGCACGGCAAACCCAAGCCCGAGGGCGGCCTCGGCTCCGAAACCGATCGGTTCTCCCCGTTCAACGGCATGCAGGAATACCCGGTCTACGTCATCTACGCGCTGATGATCGCGACCTTCCTCGGCACCATGGGACTGCCGCACGTGGTCGTCCGCTTCTACACCAACCCCTCCGGCCGCGAGGCGCGCCGGACCACGGTCGTCGTGCTGGCACTGCTCGGCATCTTCTACGTGATGCCGCCGGTGTACGCCGCGCTCGGCCGGATGTACAACCCGAATCTCCCCTCCGACGGCAACACCGACGCGATCGTGCTGCTGCTGCCGCGCTGGATGATCGGCGGTGTCGGCGGCGACCTGCTCGGCGCGCTGCTCGCCGGTGGCGCCTTCGCGGCGTTCCTGTCGACCTCCTCGGGACTCATGGTGTCGGTCGCGGGCGTGCTGTCGGGCGCGCGCAACGTCCGCGCGTTCCGGCTGGCGACGATCGTGGCCGCCGCGGTGCCGTTCGCGATCACCTTGCTGGTGCCCGGACTGCCCGCGGCGAACGTCGTCGGGCTCGCGTTCGCGGTCGCCGCGTCCTCGTTCTGCCCGCTGCTGGTGCTCGGCATCTGGTGGCGGAAACTGACCTCGGTCGGCGCCGCCGCCGGGCTGATCACCGGCGGCGGCTCCGCCTTGGTCGCCGGCGCGGTGACCATCGCCCGCGGGCCGGAAACCGGCCTGCTGCACACCCTGCTCGCGTGGCCTGCCGCGTGGAGCGTGCCGCTCGGGTTCGGCGTGATGGTCGTGGTCTCACTGCTCACCCCGCAGCACCGCGCACCGGGCGCGGCACGCATGCTCGCGCGGCTGCACCTGCCCGAAAGCTTGCTGGAAGGGAACAAACGCGCATGA
- a CDS encoding histidine kinase has product MTIFLSALGGAAVAVAAMLIVGRYATRSGSRLGTAAERATFETLHTAWSAAPPLRAGLVPATARKAARHLRTLLDTPALAITDETRLLAWDGIRQDCHGEVTAELAKTVFESGRPQVFSRDKLGCAEPDCPIRYAVVAPLAVDEHVVGAITVYSSTASAALVQATNEVARWASGQLELAELDRSKRRLLEAEVRALRAQISPHFIYNSLTVIASFVRTNPERARELLIEFADFTRYSFRRHGDFTTLGEELRSIEQYLTLQRARFGDRLKVTLRIAPEVLPVNVPFLCLQPLVENAVRHGMDGEAGTGHLTIVAEDVGSEAHIFVEDDGSGMEPDQARRILAGEVDETAGIGLGNIDDRLRQVYGDAFGLVVETAPGAGTKVHVRVPKYRSGVGPR; this is encoded by the coding sequence ATGACGATCTTCCTGAGCGCGCTCGGCGGTGCCGCGGTCGCCGTCGCCGCGATGCTGATCGTCGGCCGCTACGCCACCCGGTCCGGCTCACGGCTCGGCACCGCGGCCGAACGCGCGACCTTCGAAACACTGCACACGGCCTGGTCGGCCGCGCCGCCGCTGCGCGCGGGCCTGGTACCGGCGACAGCGCGCAAGGCCGCCCGGCATCTGCGGACCCTGCTCGACACGCCCGCGCTCGCGATCACCGACGAGACCCGGCTCCTCGCCTGGGACGGGATCCGCCAGGACTGCCACGGCGAGGTGACCGCCGAACTCGCCAAGACCGTCTTCGAATCGGGCAGGCCCCAGGTCTTCAGCAGGGACAAACTCGGCTGCGCCGAACCCGACTGCCCGATCCGCTACGCCGTCGTCGCGCCACTCGCCGTCGACGAACATGTGGTCGGCGCCATCACCGTCTACAGCTCCACCGCGTCCGCCGCGCTCGTCCAGGCGACCAACGAGGTCGCGCGCTGGGCATCAGGGCAGCTCGAACTCGCGGAACTGGACCGGTCGAAGCGGCGGCTGCTCGAAGCCGAAGTGCGGGCGTTGCGCGCGCAGATCTCGCCGCATTTCATCTACAACTCTTTGACGGTGATCGCGTCTTTCGTGCGCACCAACCCCGAGCGCGCGCGAGAGCTGCTCATCGAGTTCGCCGACTTCACCCGCTACTCGTTCCGCCGCCACGGCGACTTCACCACACTCGGCGAGGAACTGCGGTCCATCGAGCAGTACCTGACGCTGCAGCGGGCCCGGTTCGGCGACCGCCTCAAGGTGACGCTGCGCATCGCGCCCGAGGTGCTGCCGGTGAACGTGCCGTTCCTCTGCCTGCAACCGCTCGTCGAGAACGCCGTCCGCCACGGCATGGACGGCGAAGCGGGCACCGGGCACCTCACGATCGTCGCCGAGGACGTCGGCTCCGAAGCCCACATCTTCGTCGAGGACGACGGCTCCGGCATGGAACCCGACCAAGCGCGCCGGATACTCGCCGGCGAAGTCGACGAGACCGCGGGCATCGGCCTCGGCAATATCGACGACAGACTTCGTCAGGTCTACGGCGACGCGTTCGGATTGGTCGTCGAGACCGCGCCCGGCGCAGGCACCAAGGTCCACGTCCGCGTCCCCAAGTACCGATCGGGCGTCGGGCCCAGGTGA
- a CDS encoding sigma-70 family RNA polymerase sigma factor: MDEHEAALRRYVRKLTGTDVQLAEDIVQETLLRAWQRPEALTTRHTSIRPWLYTVARNLVCDHWRARKARPLEVDDTGLDTVAVAKDEIASVELTHAMREAMDRLRPEHRAVLAQLYFRDLSIKDTARELGIPLGTVKSRTYNALRALRQAVEELGLTVSPNR; encoded by the coding sequence ATGGACGAACATGAAGCCGCGCTGCGCCGCTACGTGCGCAAGCTGACCGGCACGGACGTCCAGCTCGCGGAAGACATCGTCCAGGAGACGCTGCTGCGTGCCTGGCAGCGGCCGGAGGCGCTGACCACCCGGCACACCTCGATCCGCCCCTGGCTCTACACGGTGGCCCGCAACCTCGTCTGCGACCACTGGCGCGCCCGCAAGGCCAGGCCGCTCGAGGTCGACGACACCGGGCTCGACACCGTCGCGGTCGCCAAGGACGAAATCGCTTCCGTCGAACTGACCCACGCCATGCGTGAGGCCATGGACAGGCTGCGGCCAGAACACCGGGCGGTTCTGGCCCAGCTGTACTTCCGCGACCTGTCGATCAAGGACACGGCTCGCGAGCTCGGCATCCCGCTGGGCACGGTCAAGTCCCGGACGTACAACGCCTTGCGCGCGCTGCGCCAGGCCGTCGAAGAACTGGGGTTGACTGTTTCACCCAATAGGTAA